From the genome of Streptomyces sp. NBC_00464, one region includes:
- a CDS encoding ATP-binding protein: MRIGLDMSIGRAPTGHSGGLSAAEALWPRKFRRIIATSLRAWRHPRLVETAELLVSELVTNAFQHGRGDIRVRLYFSVSHFVIEVRDGNPAAPELRNTALDDEDGRGLHLVDALSDAWGTSDDGTSTWCSLPAHQGFANVPPPAAVTDSTSQHPRAAVAGVRA; this comes from the coding sequence GTGCGTATCGGCCTCGACATGTCCATCGGGCGGGCGCCGACCGGCCACAGCGGTGGCCTCTCGGCAGCAGAAGCGCTCTGGCCGAGAAAGTTCCGGCGGATCATCGCAACGTCGCTGCGGGCGTGGCGCCACCCTCGCCTGGTGGAGACAGCCGAACTCCTGGTCAGTGAGCTCGTCACGAATGCCTTCCAGCATGGTCGGGGCGACATCCGCGTGCGCTTGTACTTCTCCGTCAGCCACTTCGTGATCGAAGTGCGCGACGGCAACCCGGCGGCCCCCGAACTGCGGAACACGGCCCTGGACGACGAGGACGGCCGCGGCTTACACCTCGTCGACGCCTTGTCCGACGCCTGGGGTACGAGCGACGACGGCACATCCACCTGGTGCTCGCTCCCTGCCCACCAGGGCTTCGCCAACGTCCCTCCACCGGCCGCCGTCACCGACAGCACGTCACAGCATCCTCGTGCTGCAGTGGCAGGGGTGAGGGCATGA
- a CDS encoding DUF6207 family protein — translation MEPIDPQHVQDGLVVLDITAADEATARLVMASLEQHWATSGITATRRMPGEPGVRARIYADTRRHATEP, via the coding sequence ATGGAACCCATCGATCCGCAGCATGTCCAAGACGGCCTGGTAGTCCTCGACATCACCGCCGCCGACGAAGCAACTGCCCGCCTGGTAATGGCCTCCCTCGAACAGCACTGGGCAACCTCAGGAATCACCGCCACCCGCCGCATGCCCGGCGAGCCCGGGGTACGGGCCCGGATCTACGCGGACACCCGGCGCCACGCCACCGAGCCCTAA
- a CDS encoding aminotransferase class III-fold pyridoxal phosphate-dependent enzyme, producing MDSYTHNRERLLTSSRPMPDFEVVGAQGPWLHLVGGTRIFDGSSGLLCTNVGQSSSKVHARIEKQFFRYSFGGAAVVQPHIQMELMERLCRAVRRPDDSVALTTCGTLGVEVAVGLVRNITRVRNGKRRGDILTSTLSYHGMSVLTLALAGNHARRPRPEDALDLGPGFPAPYPPTHAHEDRDCDVSCADEIGQEIDRRGAENVAAVLIEPINGTTGGAFVPPDGYLRRVSEICQERDVLVIHDEVLTGMWRTGTPLASHHWDGCEPDIVILSKGLGAGYTSVGAVLVSPEVARWIRHEDADPLPAMGTMATHPLMAAACLGVLDELEEMDFTAFAARSQRLGEAMTSLNGVGPVKDIRGRGFLYGVEVAQGQLWPVMKAAEERGVFFYPFTGAGDPKSEGLVVAPPLTSTDEEIEFLTTVLSGALDAVN from the coding sequence GTGGACTCGTACACGCACAACCGTGAGCGGCTGCTGACGTCATCCCGGCCCATGCCGGACTTCGAAGTCGTGGGAGCACAGGGCCCCTGGCTGCACCTTGTCGGCGGCACCCGGATCTTCGACGGATCGAGCGGACTGCTCTGCACCAACGTGGGCCAGAGCAGCAGCAAGGTCCACGCCCGGATCGAGAAGCAGTTCTTCCGCTACTCCTTCGGCGGTGCCGCCGTCGTCCAGCCCCACATCCAGATGGAACTGATGGAGCGTCTGTGCCGCGCCGTGCGCCGCCCCGACGACTCCGTAGCGCTGACAACATGCGGAACGCTCGGGGTCGAGGTGGCCGTGGGCCTGGTGCGCAACATCACCCGGGTGCGTAACGGGAAGCGGCGCGGGGACATTCTGACCTCGACGTTGAGCTACCACGGGATGTCGGTGCTGACCCTCGCCCTGGCCGGCAACCACGCCCGCAGGCCACGCCCGGAGGACGCCCTCGACCTCGGCCCCGGCTTCCCAGCGCCCTACCCGCCGACGCACGCCCACGAAGACCGCGACTGCGACGTCTCGTGCGCCGACGAGATCGGACAGGAGATCGACCGCCGCGGTGCCGAAAACGTTGCCGCGGTGTTGATCGAGCCCATCAACGGGACCACCGGTGGCGCCTTCGTGCCGCCCGACGGATACCTCCGGCGGGTCTCGGAGATTTGCCAGGAGCGGGACGTCCTCGTGATCCACGATGAGGTCCTGACCGGGATGTGGCGCACCGGCACACCGCTCGCCAGCCACCACTGGGACGGCTGCGAGCCCGACATCGTGATCCTTTCCAAGGGGCTGGGCGCCGGATACACGAGCGTCGGCGCGGTGCTGGTGTCCCCCGAGGTGGCCAGGTGGATCCGGCATGAGGACGCCGATCCGCTGCCCGCGATGGGCACCATGGCCACCCATCCCCTCATGGCAGCCGCGTGCCTGGGCGTCCTCGACGAGCTGGAGGAGATGGACTTCACAGCCTTCGCAGCGCGCAGCCAACGCCTCGGGGAGGCCATGACGTCGCTGAACGGCGTCGGGCCTGTGAAGGACATCCGCGGGCGAGGCTTCCTCTACGGGGTGGAGGTCGCCCAGGGGCAGCTCTGGCCCGTGATGAAGGCCGCGGAGGAACGAGGCGTGTTCTTCTACCCGTTCACTGGCGCCGGGGACCCCAAGAGCGAAGGGCTCGTCGTCGCGCCCCCGCTGACGTCGACTGACGAGGAAATCGAGTTCCTGACGACCGTGCTGTCCGGCGCGCTGGACGCCGTGAACTGA
- a CDS encoding XRE family transcriptional regulator → MRRRQFVLSTGAAAAAPVLKQRRAVGMSDVARASAAMDALVDADNRTGGHSSLAARALTERAKLLELQQRNASDRVRRAVYALAAEYTNAAVWSYIDLRDLTSAQKHLHESSTFAGLSQDPPTGMRVWVLMAMLAYQKKNGPEELAAAQAASASPAARRDPLFGSMGRVRVALAYSSLGEHAAARRALESAQSSLRKAPEDERPRWTDFYQPAELNHLSAGILNRQGDPATAEAMAHRALATLPPEFQRNRAMVTCELALAQLRQGEPEQATTTAATVFATMKGAPLPGRMRTLIGDFHRDLFRLAPSTRYARDWADRMRDEWSQK, encoded by the coding sequence GTGCGGCGTCGACAATTCGTCCTGTCTACCGGGGCGGCCGCGGCCGCCCCCGTCCTGAAGCAACGCCGGGCCGTGGGGATGTCGGACGTGGCCCGCGCCTCAGCCGCCATGGACGCCCTGGTGGATGCCGACAACCGCACCGGCGGACACTCATCCCTGGCCGCCCGGGCCCTCACCGAACGAGCCAAGCTGCTGGAACTCCAGCAGCGCAACGCCAGCGACCGGGTCCGCCGCGCCGTCTACGCGCTCGCGGCCGAGTACACCAACGCCGCGGTCTGGTCCTACATCGATCTGCGCGACCTGACGTCGGCGCAGAAGCACCTTCATGAGTCGTCAACGTTCGCCGGTCTGTCGCAGGACCCGCCCACGGGTATGCGCGTGTGGGTCCTCATGGCCATGCTCGCCTACCAGAAGAAGAACGGGCCGGAGGAACTCGCAGCGGCCCAGGCCGCCAGCGCATCCCCCGCGGCCCGCAGAGATCCTCTCTTCGGCTCCATGGGACGCGTTCGTGTTGCCCTGGCGTACTCCTCACTGGGAGAGCATGCGGCCGCCAGAAGGGCACTGGAGTCAGCGCAGAGCAGTCTCCGCAAAGCGCCAGAGGACGAACGCCCACGATGGACCGACTTCTACCAGCCGGCGGAACTCAACCACCTCTCGGCCGGAATCCTGAACCGGCAAGGAGACCCTGCCACCGCAGAGGCAATGGCCCATCGCGCCCTGGCCACGCTGCCCCCAGAGTTCCAGCGCAACCGCGCCATGGTCACCTGCGAGCTGGCGCTCGCCCAGCTACGGCAAGGGGAGCCCGAACAGGCCACGACCACCGCAGCCACAGTGTTCGCCACCATGAAGGGAGCCCCGTTGCCCGGACGGATGCGCACCCTCATCGGAGACTTCCACCGGGACCTGTTCCGGCTGGCACCGTCCACCAGGTACGCCCGCGACTGGGCAGACCGCATGCGAGATGAATGGAGTCAAAAGTGA
- a CDS encoding GmrSD restriction endonuclease domain-containing protein, whose amino-acid sequence MIISRSWLRTAVAAAVTLAGVSATLAPASASAPAALPRSVQAPSRTMPEPPPVGVARGELGELHVEAPHAMTGYSRAKFPHWATQYGQCDTREVVLQRDGQDVVRDDKCRAVEGIWYSEYDGRTFTVAGQLDIDHVVPLAAAWRAGADEWDTNKRKALANDLVHSQLIAVSAASNRSKGDQTPDLWKPPLKTYWCTYSRAWIDVKHVYSLNVTAPEKTALEEMLDTCEI is encoded by the coding sequence ATGATCATTTCTCGTTCATGGCTGCGCACTGCGGTAGCTGCTGCTGTCACACTCGCCGGCGTGTCTGCCACCCTGGCCCCGGCGTCGGCTTCCGCACCGGCCGCCTTGCCCCGGTCCGTGCAGGCTCCGTCGCGGACGATGCCCGAGCCTCCGCCTGTCGGTGTTGCCCGTGGTGAGCTCGGTGAGCTGCATGTCGAGGCGCCACATGCGATGACTGGATACAGCCGGGCGAAGTTCCCGCACTGGGCCACACAGTATGGGCAGTGCGACACCCGCGAGGTCGTTCTCCAGCGCGACGGACAGGACGTCGTCAGGGACGACAAGTGCCGGGCCGTGGAGGGCATCTGGTACAGCGAGTACGACGGCAGGACCTTCACCGTCGCCGGCCAGCTCGACATCGACCACGTTGTCCCGCTGGCCGCGGCCTGGCGGGCCGGCGCCGATGAATGGGACACCAACAAGCGCAAGGCGCTTGCCAATGACCTGGTCCACTCCCAGCTCATCGCGGTTTCCGCTGCATCCAACCGGTCCAAGGGCGACCAGACGCCGGACCTGTGGAAGCCCCCGCTGAAAACGTACTGGTGCACTTACTCCCGAGCGTGGATCGACGTGAAGCACGTCTACAGCCTGAACGTCACCGCACCGGAGAAGACCGCACTGGAAGAGATGCTCGACACCTGCGAGATCTGA
- a CDS encoding GNAT family N-acetyltransferase: MTRVTDLRHYVHGSLPDDFKQMLIDVHADSYAAAMDDEFNQKFPWFVDHWSGMEGFTCVVAFDNDEPTGFAYGAPLQRGREWWRSTGYKPNTGYTSTYAVSEVMVRPQWRKQGVSDLLHEALLKERDESLAVLLVDATHPKVQDLYEAWGYVKAGEQRPFADSPLYAVMVKSLRW, encoded by the coding sequence GTGACCAGGGTGACCGACCTGCGGCACTACGTCCACGGAAGCCTCCCCGACGACTTCAAGCAGATGCTGATCGACGTGCACGCCGACTCCTACGCCGCGGCGATGGACGACGAGTTCAACCAGAAGTTCCCCTGGTTCGTCGACCACTGGTCGGGCATGGAGGGCTTCACCTGCGTCGTCGCCTTCGACAACGACGAGCCCACCGGCTTCGCCTACGGCGCCCCGCTTCAGCGGGGTCGGGAATGGTGGCGCTCCACCGGGTACAAGCCGAACACCGGCTACACCTCGACCTATGCCGTCTCTGAGGTCATGGTGCGCCCGCAGTGGCGCAAGCAGGGTGTCTCAGACCTTCTGCACGAAGCACTCCTGAAGGAACGCGACGAGAGTCTTGCCGTCCTCCTGGTCGACGCAACCCACCCGAAGGTCCAGGATCTGTACGAGGCCTGGGGCTACGTGAAGGCCGGTGAACAGCGGCCGTTCGCCGATTCCCCGCTGTACGCCGTCATGGTGAAGAGCCTCCGCTGGTGA